In Populus trichocarpa isolate Nisqually-1 chromosome 12, P.trichocarpa_v4.1, whole genome shotgun sequence, a genomic segment contains:
- the LOC18110777 gene encoding receptor-like protein 9DC3 — translation MSLRNCNIIRSDLALLGNLTQLTYLDLSSNNFSGQIPSLLGNLVQLRSLFLGSNKFMGQVPDSLSSLVNLSYLDLSNNQLVGVIHSQLNTLSNLRSLYLSNNLFNGTIPSFLFALPSLDDLDLHNNNFIGNISELQHDSLRFLDLSSNHLRGPIPSSIFKQENLTTLILASNSNLTGEISSYICKLRFLRVLDLSTTSLSGSMPQCLGNFSSMLSVLHLGMNNLQGTIPSTFTKDNSLKYLNLNGNEFEGKIPSSINNCAMLEVLDLGNNKIEDTFPYFLETLPKLQILVLKSNKLQGFVKGPTAYNSFSKLRILDISDNNFSGPLPTGYFNSLEAMMASDQNMIYMRATNYTGYVYSIKMTWKGVEIEFMKIRSTIRVLDLSNNNFTGEIPKVIGKLKALQQLNLSHNSLIGHIQSSLEKLTNLESLDLSSNLLTGRIPTQLGDLTFLAILNLSHNQLEGPIPSGEQFNTFDASSFEGNLGLCGSQVLKQCYGDEAPSLPPSSFDEGDDSTLFGEGFGWKAVTVGYGCGFVFGVATGYVVFRTKKPLWFLRMVEDKWNLQSKKTKKNAGRYGARRN, via the coding sequence ATGTCTCTTCGTAATTGTAACATTATAAGGTCAGATCTGGCTCTGCTTGGTAATCTCACACAGCTCACCTATTTAGATCTCTCAAGTAACAATTTTAGTGGTCAGATCCCGTCATTACTTGGAAACCTTGTACAGCTTCGTAGCTTGTTTCTCGGTTCCAATAAATTTATGGGTCAAGTTCCAGATTCTTTGAGTAGCTTGGTCAATCTTTCATATTTAgatttatcaaataatcaacTAGTAGGCGTTATCCATTCTCAATTAAATACCCTTTCAAATCTACGATCTCTATATTTATCCAATAACTTGTTCAATGGAACAATACCATCCTTTTTGTTTGCTCTTCCTTCTTTAGATGATCTTGACCTTCATAACAATAATTTCATAGGTAATATAAGTGAACTCCAACACGATTCATTAAGATTCCTTGATTTGAGCAGCAACCACTTGCGTGGTCCAATCCCAAGTTCGATTTTCAAACAAGAGAACTTGACAACCCTTATTCTTGCGTCCAATAGTAATTTGACAGGTGAGATTTCTTCTTATATTTGCAAGCTGAGATTCCTTCGGGTCCTAGACTTGTCCACCACCAGCTTGAGTGGTTCTATGCCACAATGTTTGGGGAACTTCAGCAGCATGCTCTCGGTATTGCATCTAGGCATGAACAATCTTCAAGGCACTATCCCTTCAACATTTACAAAGGACAATAGCTTGAAATATCTCAACCTCAATGGAAATGAATTCGAAGGGAAAATACCATCGTCTATCAACAACTGTGCAATGTTGGAAGTTCTTGATCTTGGCAACAATAAGATTGAGGATACATTTCCCTACTTTCTAGAAACGCTTCCAAAGCTCCAAATTCTTGTCCTAAAATCCAATAAACTCCAAGGTTTTGTGAAGGGTCCGACTGCATATAATTCCTTCTCTAAATTACGGATTCTTGACATCTCTGACAACAATTTTAGTGGGCCATTGCCAACTGGGTATTTCAATAGTCTTGAAGCGATGATGGCCTCGGATCAGAACATGATTTATATGAGGGCAACAAATTACACTGGCTATGTCTATTCCATAAAAATGACATGGAAAGGTGTAGAAATTGAGTTTATGAAGATCCGAAGTACTATCAGAGTGCTtgatttgtcaaataacaatTTCACCGGAGAGATTCCAAAAGTGATAGGAAAGCTTAAAGCACTCCAACAGCTCAACCTTTCTCATAATTCCCTTATAGGTCATATCCAATcatcattagaaaaattgacTAATTTGGAATCATTAGATCTATCTTCAAATTTGCTTACCGGAAGGATTCCAACGCAGCTGGGGGATCTAACATTTCTTGCAATCCTAAACCTTTCACATAACCAACTCGAGGGGCCCATACCAAGTGGAGAGCAGTTCAACACCTTTGATGCAAGCTCATTTGAAGGAAACTTGGGTTTATGTGGATCTCAAGTACTAAAACAATGTTACGGTGATGAGGCACCATCATTACCGCCATCAAGCTTTGACGAAGGAGATGATTCAACATTGTTTGGAGAAGgatttggatggaaagctgtGACAGTGGGGTATGGATGCGGGTTTGTGTTTGGAGTTGCAACGGGATACGTTGTGTTTAGAACAAAAAAGCCTTTATGGTTTCTTAGGATGGTTGAAGATAAATGGAATCTCCagagcaaaaaaacaaagaagaatgctGGCAGATATGGTGCTAGAAGAAACTAA